Proteins found in one Zea mays cultivar B73 chromosome 1, Zm-B73-REFERENCE-NAM-5.0, whole genome shotgun sequence genomic segment:
- the LOC101027256 gene encoding Pentatricopeptide repeat-containing protein At5g67570, chloroplastic has protein sequence MAVSSPPPPRLHLSLHLRKPIQNSPPSGKKARPAPTAETLRRRFLRRGVSPTPKILHTLRKKEALKALRRARKDTAAAATASRNPCDEEETRFRAAAAEYHALAGRPWDAGTRGMAPPRGLDGEEGGLEGLREMLAARRGDGFRWLLDDDIEAEAAERKQQRRPGAGWDVGTEDEERRIQLLVSRLNGDYLSFRDWRLTRVMKRADIIYSEDNLLRILDGLEARGNWRQALSIIEWVYNENSYRHRKSRFVYTKLLSILGKSLRATEALHIFTIMRGDAQIYPDMPAYHCIAVTLGRAGLLKELIKIIEYMRQKPSKLVMKMRRKDWDPSLEPDVLVYNSVLNACVLSQQWKGVFWVFQQMRIGGLPPTGATYGLAMEVMLKAKKYDFVQKFYEKMQKNGVPPRAITYKVLVRSFWEQDKINEAVEAVNDMEQRGVVGAASVYYELACCLCNNGRWRDAMLQVEKLKQLPLTKPLEYAFTGMILASFNGGYIYDCISIFELMKDHCMPNIGTVNVMLKVYGHCDMFGKAKDLFETTKACFLNSQTYIHEHSSFKADTYTYNSMLEASASAQQWEYFEYVYREMALSHHCLDQSKYSWLLIKACRAGKPYLLEHALDSILERGEIPDVQLITESICQSIAHRDYGRTLQLLNIMTQASIKIKEVEWDYLLQQNMHQFSIDALEGLIKYLSTNGTTNADPAVDLVRALQSQCRDDTSTQQFELSFHGSGNKYSCSSLAELDQLTCKNLCTDIILDVPGSDREMPQLGVSALMCRDISLNGQRVENKHELSDLGQRGPQVSAIDKVLDSMNSYGDNSYGEMPSASKILELWEHER, from the exons ATGGCAGTCTCCTCCCCGCCGCCTCCTCGATTGCACCTCTCCCTCCATCTTCGAAAGCCTATCCAGAACTCGCCGCCTAGCGGCAAAAAGGCACGCCCCGCTCCGACAGCCGAGACGCTCCGCCGCCGGTTCCTCCGCCGGGGCGTCTCGCCGACCCCCAAGATCCTCCACACCCTCCGCAAGAAGGAGGCGCTTAAGGCCCTCCGCCGCGCAAGGAAGGACACGGCCGCAGCCGCTACTGCGTCACGCAATCCGTGCGACGAGGAGGAGACCCGCTTCCGTGCGGCCGCCGCGGAGTACCACGCGCTCGCGGGACGGCCATGGGACGCCGGCACCCGCGGCATGGCGCCCCCGCGCGGTTTGGACGGGGAGGAGGGCGGGCTCGAGGGCCTGAGGGAGATGCTCGCGGCGAGGAGGGGCGACGGGTTCCGTTGGCTACTGGATGACGACATCGAGGCTGAGGCAGCGGAGAGGAAGCAACAGAGGCGTCCGGGCGCCGGCTGGGATGTGGGGACCGAGGACGAGGAGAGGAGGATTCAGTTGCTAGTCAGCAG GTTAAACGGAGATTACCTAAGTTTTCGTGATTGGAGGCTTACTAGAGTGATGAAAAGGGCTGACATCATATATAGTGAAGATAATCTACTGAGAATACTAGATGGGCTTGAGGCACGAGGAAACTGGAGGCAGGCTTTATCTATTATTGAGTGGGTGTACAATGAAAATAGCTATAGGCATCGGAAAAGCAG GTTTGTGTATACAAAATTACTCTCAATCCTTGGGAAATCATTAAGAGCAACTGAAGCACTTCACATTTTCACCATCATGCGG GGAGATGCTCAAATATACCCTGATATGCCTGCATACCATTGTATTGCTGTTACTCTTGGTCGAGCTGGTCTTCTGAAGGAGTTAATCAAGATTATTGAGTATATGAGACAGAAGCCCTCAAAACTAGTAATGAAGATGCGGCGCAAGGATTGGGATCCTTCATTGGAGCCTGATGTACTTGTTTATAACTCG GTGCTCAATGCATGTGTTCTGTCACAGCAGTGGAAAGGTGTATTTTGGGTGTTCCAGCAAATGAGAATTGGTGGTTTACCACCTACAGGAGCAACATATGGGTTGGCCATGGAA GTTATGTTGAAAGCCAAGAAGTATGACTTTGTCCAGAAGTTCTATGAGAAGATGCAGAAAAATGGCGTACCACCAAGAGCAATAACTTACAAAG TGCTTGTAAGATCTTTTTGGGAGCAGGATAAAATTAATGAAGCTGTTGAAGCAGTCAATGACATGGAACAAAGAGGAGTTGTTGGAGCAGCAAGTGTTTACTATGAATTAGCTTGCTGTCTCTGCAATAATGGAAGGTGGAGAGATGCTATGTTACAG GTTGAGAAGCTGAAACAGCTTCCCCTCACGAAACCACTGGAGTACGCATTTACTGGAATGATCTTAGCCTCATTTAATGGTGGATATATCTATGATTGCATCTCAATatttgaattaatgaaggaccaCTGCATGCCAAATATTGGGACTGTGAATGTCATGTTAAAAGTTTATGGACATTGTGATATGTTTGGGAAGGCAAAGGACTTGTTTGAAACCACCAAGGCTTGTTTCTTAAATTCTCAGACATATATCCACGAGCATTCGTCATTCAAAGCAGACACATATACATACAACTCTATGCTTGAAGCATCTGCCTCTGCCCAACAGTGGGAATACTTCGAATATGTGTATAGAGAGATGGCTCTGTCTCATCACTGTCTAGATCAAAGCAAATATTCATGGTTGCTCATCAAGGCATGCAGAGCTGGAAAG CCATATTTGCTGGAGCATGCACTTGACTCGATACTTGAAAGAGGAGAGATCCCTGATGTACAGTTGATTACTGAATCGATATGCCAGTCTATTGCTCATAGAGATTATGGAAGGACGCTGCAGCTCTTGAATATTATGACCCAGGCCTCAATAAAAATTAAAGAAGTCGAGTGGGATTACCTACTACAGCAAAATATGCATCAATTCAGCATTGATGCCCTCGAGGGCCTTATAAAGTATCTCAGTACTAATGGTACTACCAATGCTGATCCTGCAGTTGATTTAGTAAGAGCACTGCAGTCCCAATGCCGGGACGATACCAGTACTCAACAGTTTGAACTCTCTTTTCATGGAAGTGGAAACAAATATTCATGTAGCAGTCTGGCAGAACTAGATCAGCTCACTTGCAAGAACTTGTGCACTGATATAATTCTTGACGTCCCTGGTTCTGATAGAGAGATGCCTCAGTTAGGTGTCAGTGCTCTCATGTGCAGGGACATCTCATTAAACGGTCAACGAGTGGAAAACAAACATGAGCTTTCTGATCTTGGGCAGAGGGGTCCACAGGTATCTGCAATTGACAAAGTACTTGATTCCATGAATTCTTATGGTGACAATTCGTATGGGGAGATGCCATCAGCTTCAAAAATTCTTGAGCTGTGGGAGCATGAGAGGTAA
- the LOC101027256 gene encoding pentatricopeptide repeat-containing protein At5g67570, chloroplastic isoform X1, which produces MHNSIPAMAVSSPPPPRLHLSLHLRKPIQNSPPSGKKARPAPTAETLRRRFLRRGVSPTPKILHTLRKKEALKALRRARKDTAAAATASRNPCDEEETRFRAAAAEYHALAGRPWDAGTRGMAPPRGLDGEEGGLEGLREMLAARRGDGFRWLLDDDIEAEAAERKQQRRPGAGWDVGTEDEERRIQLLVSRTSIQLVLESNDPTLPQPEDRISGVEKGLAGLQPNCGPPWNKKRLNGDYLSFRDWRLTRVMKRADIIYSEDNLLRILDGLEARGNWRQALSIIEWVYNENSYRHRKSRFVYTKLLSILGKSLRATEALHIFTIMRGDAQIYPDMPAYHCIAVTLGRAGLLKELIKIIEYMRQKPSKLVMKMRRKDWDPSLEPDVLVYNSVLNACVLSQQWKGVFWVFQQMRIGGLPPTGATYGLAMEVMLKAKKYDFVQKFYEKMQKNGVPPRAITYKVLVRSFWEQDKINEAVEAVNDMEQRGVVGAASVYYELACCLCNNGRWRDAMLQVEKLKQLPLTKPLEYAFTGMILASFNGGYIYDCISIFELMKDHCMPNIGTVNVMLKVYGHCDMFGKAKDLFETTKACFLNSQTYIHEHSSFKADTYTYNSMLEASASAQQWEYFEYVYREMALSHHCLDQSKYSWLLIKACRAGKPYLLEHALDSILERGEIPDVQLITESICQSIAHRDYGRTLQLLNIMTQASIKIKEVEWDYLLQQNMHQFSIDALEGLIKYLSTNGTTNADPAVDLVRALQSQCRDDTSTQQFELSFHGSGNKYSCSSLAELDQLTCKNLCTDIILDVPGSDREMPQLGVSALMCRDISLNGQRVENKHELSDLGQRGPQVSAIDKVLDSMNSYGDNSYGEMPSASKILELWEHER; this is translated from the exons ATGCACAATTCCATCCCGGCCATGGCAGTCTCCTCCCCGCCGCCTCCTCGATTGCACCTCTCCCTCCATCTTCGAAAGCCTATCCAGAACTCGCCGCCTAGCGGCAAAAAGGCACGCCCCGCTCCGACAGCCGAGACGCTCCGCCGCCGGTTCCTCCGCCGGGGCGTCTCGCCGACCCCCAAGATCCTCCACACCCTCCGCAAGAAGGAGGCGCTTAAGGCCCTCCGCCGCGCAAGGAAGGACACGGCCGCAGCCGCTACTGCGTCACGCAATCCGTGCGACGAGGAGGAGACCCGCTTCCGTGCGGCCGCCGCGGAGTACCACGCGCTCGCGGGACGGCCATGGGACGCCGGCACCCGCGGCATGGCGCCCCCGCGCGGTTTGGACGGGGAGGAGGGCGGGCTCGAGGGCCTGAGGGAGATGCTCGCGGCGAGGAGGGGCGACGGGTTCCGTTGGCTACTGGATGACGACATCGAGGCTGAGGCAGCGGAGAGGAAGCAACAGAGGCGTCCGGGCGCCGGCTGGGATGTGGGGACCGAGGACGAGGAGAGGAGGATTCAGTTGCTAGTCAGCAG AACATCCATCCAACTGGTATTGGAGTCAAATGATCCAACCTTGCCGCAGCCTGAAGATCGAATATCTGGTGTCGAGAAGGGCTTGGCTGGGTTACAACCAAATTGCGGGCCACCATGGAACAAAAAGAG GTTAAACGGAGATTACCTAAGTTTTCGTGATTGGAGGCTTACTAGAGTGATGAAAAGGGCTGACATCATATATAGTGAAGATAATCTACTGAGAATACTAGATGGGCTTGAGGCACGAGGAAACTGGAGGCAGGCTTTATCTATTATTGAGTGGGTGTACAATGAAAATAGCTATAGGCATCGGAAAAGCAG GTTTGTGTATACAAAATTACTCTCAATCCTTGGGAAATCATTAAGAGCAACTGAAGCACTTCACATTTTCACCATCATGCGG GGAGATGCTCAAATATACCCTGATATGCCTGCATACCATTGTATTGCTGTTACTCTTGGTCGAGCTGGTCTTCTGAAGGAGTTAATCAAGATTATTGAGTATATGAGACAGAAGCCCTCAAAACTAGTAATGAAGATGCGGCGCAAGGATTGGGATCCTTCATTGGAGCCTGATGTACTTGTTTATAACTCG GTGCTCAATGCATGTGTTCTGTCACAGCAGTGGAAAGGTGTATTTTGGGTGTTCCAGCAAATGAGAATTGGTGGTTTACCACCTACAGGAGCAACATATGGGTTGGCCATGGAA GTTATGTTGAAAGCCAAGAAGTATGACTTTGTCCAGAAGTTCTATGAGAAGATGCAGAAAAATGGCGTACCACCAAGAGCAATAACTTACAAAG TGCTTGTAAGATCTTTTTGGGAGCAGGATAAAATTAATGAAGCTGTTGAAGCAGTCAATGACATGGAACAAAGAGGAGTTGTTGGAGCAGCAAGTGTTTACTATGAATTAGCTTGCTGTCTCTGCAATAATGGAAGGTGGAGAGATGCTATGTTACAG GTTGAGAAGCTGAAACAGCTTCCCCTCACGAAACCACTGGAGTACGCATTTACTGGAATGATCTTAGCCTCATTTAATGGTGGATATATCTATGATTGCATCTCAATatttgaattaatgaaggaccaCTGCATGCCAAATATTGGGACTGTGAATGTCATGTTAAAAGTTTATGGACATTGTGATATGTTTGGGAAGGCAAAGGACTTGTTTGAAACCACCAAGGCTTGTTTCTTAAATTCTCAGACATATATCCACGAGCATTCGTCATTCAAAGCAGACACATATACATACAACTCTATGCTTGAAGCATCTGCCTCTGCCCAACAGTGGGAATACTTCGAATATGTGTATAGAGAGATGGCTCTGTCTCATCACTGTCTAGATCAAAGCAAATATTCATGGTTGCTCATCAAGGCATGCAGAGCTGGAAAG CCATATTTGCTGGAGCATGCACTTGACTCGATACTTGAAAGAGGAGAGATCCCTGATGTACAGTTGATTACTGAATCGATATGCCAGTCTATTGCTCATAGAGATTATGGAAGGACGCTGCAGCTCTTGAATATTATGACCCAGGCCTCAATAAAAATTAAAGAAGTCGAGTGGGATTACCTACTACAGCAAAATATGCATCAATTCAGCATTGATGCCCTCGAGGGCCTTATAAAGTATCTCAGTACTAATGGTACTACCAATGCTGATCCTGCAGTTGATTTAGTAAGAGCACTGCAGTCCCAATGCCGGGACGATACCAGTACTCAACAGTTTGAACTCTCTTTTCATGGAAGTGGAAACAAATATTCATGTAGCAGTCTGGCAGAACTAGATCAGCTCACTTGCAAGAACTTGTGCACTGATATAATTCTTGACGTCCCTGGTTCTGATAGAGAGATGCCTCAGTTAGGTGTCAGTGCTCTCATGTGCAGGGACATCTCATTAAACGGTCAACGAGTGGAAAACAAACATGAGCTTTCTGATCTTGGGCAGAGGGGTCCACAGGTATCTGCAATTGACAAAGTACTTGATTCCATGAATTCTTATGGTGACAATTCGTATGGGGAGATGCCATCAGCTTCAAAAATTCTTGAGCTGTGGGAGCATGAGAGGTAA